One genomic segment of Penaeus monodon isolate SGIC_2016 chromosome 31, NSTDA_Pmon_1, whole genome shotgun sequence includes these proteins:
- the LOC119593019 gene encoding F-box only protein 22-like (The sequence of the model RefSeq protein was modified relative to this genomic sequence to represent the inferred CDS: added 16 bases not found in genome assembly) yields MDYATKLKSCGLPEDQSLAFMFTCCGRGYSWYRRRGNPWFDYHNVETKAFRQAFPNTPIFGFFGGGEIGLCHFPKFNSTEADEDMGVRYKKRKKKKLFHQFSTIIVLLSFL; encoded by the coding sequence AGCTCAAATCTTGTGGACTCCCAGAGGATCAGAGTTTAGCGTTTATGTTCACATGCTGTGGCCGTGGGTACTCATGGTATCGGAGACGAGGCAATCCATGGTTCGACTATCACAACGTTGAGACCAAGGCCTTCAGACAGGCCTTTCCAAACACACCTATCTTTGGCTTCTTCGGAGGAGGAGAGATTGGTTTGTGTCACTTCCCAAAATTCAATAGCACAGAAGCAGATGAGGACATGGGTGTTAGATACaagaagcggaagaagaaaaaattattccATCAGTTCTCTacaattattgttcttttatcatttttgtga